Proteins from a genomic interval of Chitinivorax sp. PXF-14:
- a CDS encoding DUF1178 family protein, whose protein sequence is MVVYDIGCGAGHKFEGWFASSEDFDTQMQRALVQCPLCGTHKLRKLPATAVVNVGQQPELPDGAEVIDLGAVLRGLREHVLSHSEDVGHRFPEEVRRILRGDAPERLIRGAASRVEVETLADEGIAVMSLADVPEDNLH, encoded by the coding sequence ATGGTGGTGTACGACATCGGCTGTGGAGCCGGGCACAAGTTCGAGGGCTGGTTTGCCTCGAGCGAGGATTTTGACACCCAGATGCAGCGCGCCCTGGTGCAGTGCCCGCTGTGCGGCACCCACAAGCTGCGCAAGCTGCCGGCCACCGCTGTCGTCAACGTCGGGCAGCAGCCCGAGCTGCCCGACGGTGCCGAAGTGATCGACCTGGGCGCGGTATTGCGCGGCCTGCGTGAGCATGTGCTTTCGCATAGCGAGGATGTTGGCCATCGCTTTCCCGAGGAAGTGCGCCGGATTCTGCGCGGCGATGCGCCCGAGCGGCTGATTCGCGGCGCGGCGAGCCGCGTGGAAGTCGAGACGCTGGCCGATGAGGGCATCGCGGTCATGTCGCTGGCCGACGTGCCTGAAGACAATCTGCACTGA
- a CDS encoding YkgJ family cysteine cluster protein: MSANPCLSCGACCAAFRVTFHHSELESEGGAVPDGLAVEETATLCRMRGTDYARPRCAALTGTIGEQVGCGIYFERPSPCREFAPMAELGLFSEACNRARARHGLPPLPVDG, from the coding sequence ATGAGCGCCAATCCCTGCCTGAGCTGCGGCGCCTGCTGCGCGGCGTTTCGCGTCACCTTCCACCATTCCGAGCTCGAGAGCGAGGGTGGCGCGGTGCCCGATGGCCTGGCCGTCGAAGAAACCGCAACACTGTGTCGCATGCGTGGCACTGATTACGCTCGTCCGCGTTGCGCGGCGCTGACCGGCACCATCGGCGAGCAGGTTGGTTGCGGCATCTATTTCGAACGGCCGTCGCCGTGCCGCGAATTCGCGCCGATGGCCGAGCTTGGCTTGTTCAGCGAGGCCTGCAACCGCGCGCGTGCACGCCACGGCCTGCCACCGTTGCCGGTTGACGGCTGA
- a CDS encoding GNAT family N-acetyltransferase, with protein sequence MKAAVSVRPMQGGDIAAVLEIQRACYPDLMQESAAAFSAKLGLAPQGCWVAEEQGRLLGYLFSHPWTHARPPALDTPLAALPATADSYFIHDMAISPAAQGRGVAQRLFRAALDGAKRAGFRRSALVAVQGADGFWQRHGYLPVRRVAPRLSAKLAAGYGSSAVLMARPL encoded by the coding sequence ATGAAAGCCGCCGTTTCCGTCCGCCCGATGCAAGGGGGCGACATTGCCGCCGTTCTCGAGATTCAGCGAGCCTGCTATCCGGACCTGATGCAGGAATCCGCCGCGGCCTTCTCGGCCAAGCTGGGCCTGGCCCCGCAGGGCTGTTGGGTGGCAGAGGAACAAGGGCGCCTGCTCGGCTACCTGTTTTCCCATCCGTGGACACACGCCCGCCCGCCGGCGCTCGACACGCCCCTGGCCGCGCTGCCGGCGACGGCGGACAGCTATTTCATCCACGACATGGCGATCTCGCCCGCCGCGCAGGGGCGCGGTGTTGCGCAGCGCCTGTTCAGGGCCGCGCTCGATGGCGCGAAACGGGCGGGATTTCGCCGTTCGGCATTGGTGGCGGTGCAGGGTGCGGACGGTTTCTGGCAGCGCCATGGCTACCTGCCGGTGCGGCGCGTGGCGCCCCGGCTGAGCGCCAAGCTGGCAGCCGGCTACGGCAGCAGCGCCGTGCTCATGGCGCGGCCGCTCTAG
- a CDS encoding polysaccharide pyruvyl transferase family protein produces MNEPRPCIVFGAFDRHNLGDLLFPLVLSPFLAGRRVRHAGLVARDWSALAGYRVEPLRELMHEPDCAGAHLIHAGGELLDCDAYEAWIMLQPNTALASAIARWDRDPARFDMARAALDCPGPLPYLWGHQAWLGAGRVIAHALGGVGLASRSPSFGAAVAASLADMDSVSVRDRVTADILLRLGVRAELVPDAACLLPVLYGERLRASGDAGEPAEVRRRFSHGYWLVQFTAQSGDDATLARLAAAVLRAAPDARCGIVLYRAGRAPWHDELAVYERFARLLGTRAVHLFQSASVWDGCALLAGSRGVLASSLHLTVLAAGFDIPWLGLAAGPAEAVMESKLGAFWSTWGDYPEHRVVPIDGLPDALPLHLSAAQPSGWAEVLHAAQAGIERWLAGLDG; encoded by the coding sequence ATGAACGAGCCCCGCCCCTGCATCGTGTTCGGTGCCTTCGACCGGCACAACTTAGGCGATCTGCTGTTTCCGCTGGTGCTGTCGCCGTTTCTCGCGGGGCGCCGGGTGCGCCATGCCGGGCTGGTGGCGCGCGACTGGTCGGCGCTTGCCGGCTACCGGGTCGAGCCGCTGCGCGAGCTGATGCATGAGCCTGACTGCGCCGGTGCTCATCTGATCCACGCCGGCGGCGAGCTGCTCGATTGCGATGCCTATGAGGCCTGGATCATGCTCCAGCCCAATACCGCGCTGGCCTCCGCCATCGCCCGCTGGGACCGCGATCCGGCTCGTTTCGACATGGCACGCGCCGCACTCGATTGTCCCGGGCCGCTGCCCTATCTGTGGGGGCACCAGGCTTGGCTGGGCGCGGGGCGCGTCATTGCCCATGCGCTGGGTGGTGTCGGGCTCGCCTCGCGCTCGCCGTCGTTCGGCGCAGCGGTGGCCGCCAGCCTGGCCGACATGGATAGCGTCAGCGTGCGCGACCGCGTCACTGCCGACATCCTGCTGCGGCTTGGCGTGCGCGCCGAGCTGGTGCCCGATGCCGCCTGCCTGCTGCCGGTGCTATATGGCGAGCGGCTGCGGGCCAGCGGCGATGCGGGTGAGCCGGCCGAGGTCAGGCGCCGCTTTTCGCATGGCTACTGGCTGGTGCAATTTACTGCGCAGTCGGGCGACGATGCAACGCTCGCCCGGCTTGCCGCTGCCGTGCTGCGCGCCGCGCCAGATGCGCGTTGTGGCATCGTGCTGTACCGCGCCGGGCGGGCGCCGTGGCACGACGAGCTGGCCGTCTACGAACGGTTTGCGCGGCTGCTGGGCACGCGCGCTGTTCATCTGTTCCAGTCGGCCAGTGTATGGGATGGCTGCGCGTTGCTTGCCGGCAGCCGTGGCGTGCTGGCCAGCAGCCTGCATCTGACGGTGCTGGCGGCGGGCTTCGATATCCCCTGGCTCGGGCTCGCTGCCGGGCCGGCCGAGGCGGTCATGGAAAGCAAGCTGGGCGCATTCTGGTCGACCTGGGGCGACTACCCCGAGCACCGCGTGGTGCCGATCGATGGCCTGCCCGACGCGTTGCCGCTGCATCTGTCCGCCGCACAGCCGAGCGGCTGGGCCGAGGTGCTGCATGCCGCCCAGGCCGGTATCGAGCGCTGGCTGGCGGGGCTCGACGGCTAG
- a CDS encoding hydroxypyruvate isomerase family protein translates to MKFSANLSMLFTELPLLARFQAARDTGFQAVEMQFPYEAALPELQAARERAGVEVVLINVPAGDLMQGGDGLASVPGREAAFHAAVEQALGYAAGLGVRCVNVLAGRLAEGVARAAAHDTLAANLRHAAERFATIGVKVTCEAINPFDMPRFLLNTSADMLAMLDRVSHPNLAMQVDLYHLARMGEDLPTLLRQHWPQIGHLQFADVPGRGAPGSGELDFQALFGLIAALPYQGWTGAEYKPGMASADSLGWFAAYREPA, encoded by the coding sequence CTGAAGTTTTCCGCCAACCTGTCCATGCTGTTCACCGAGCTGCCGCTGCTGGCGCGCTTTCAGGCCGCGCGCGACACCGGCTTCCAAGCGGTCGAGATGCAGTTTCCCTACGAGGCGGCCTTGCCCGAGCTGCAAGCGGCGCGCGAGCGTGCCGGGGTCGAGGTGGTGCTGATCAACGTGCCGGCCGGCGACCTGATGCAAGGTGGCGACGGGCTGGCCAGCGTGCCGGGGCGCGAGGCGGCCTTCCACGCGGCGGTGGAGCAGGCGCTCGGCTATGCGGCAGGCCTCGGCGTGCGCTGCGTCAACGTGCTGGCGGGCCGGCTGGCGGAAGGCGTCGCGCGCGCCGCCGCCCATGACACGCTGGCCGCCAACCTGCGCCACGCGGCCGAGCGCTTCGCCACGATAGGGGTGAAGGTGACATGCGAGGCGATCAACCCCTTCGACATGCCGCGCTTTCTGCTCAACACCTCGGCCGACATGCTCGCGATGCTCGATCGCGTGTCGCACCCCAATCTCGCCATGCAGGTCGATCTCTACCACCTCGCGCGCATGGGCGAGGACCTGCCCACGCTACTGCGCCAGCACTGGCCGCAGATCGGCCACCTGCAGTTCGCCGACGTGCCGGGCCGTGGCGCGCCGGGCTCGGGCGAGCTCGATTTCCAAGCGCTGTTCGGGCTGATCGCCGCCCTGCCCTACCAGGGCTGGACGGGTGCCGAATACAAGCCCGGCATGGCCAGCGCCGACAGCCTGGGCTGGTTCGCCGCGTATCGCGAGCCGGCGTGA
- a CDS encoding NAD(P)-dependent oxidoreductase gives MTRLGFIGIGLMGRPMVTRLLAAGFPVTVWNRSPDKCAPLASLGAAVAGSIGELVAASDVVMSCVSDTAVVEQIVFGSGGVAASGSPGKLLVDFSSIAPAATRDFAARLAQQCGMGWVDAPVSGGVGGAEAGTLVVMAGGDEASIERIRPLLAPLAQRVTRMGQVGAGQVSKVCNQLIVAANSLLIAEAVAIASRSGVDASLLAPALAGGFADSKPFQILSPRMAAHCHEPVQWKVATLLKDLDNARAVAAEAGLNVPLAELAAEWMRGFADLGNAQRDLSCVIELYQPR, from the coding sequence ATGACCCGACTCGGATTTATCGGCATCGGCCTGATGGGCCGCCCCATGGTCACCCGCCTGCTCGCGGCGGGCTTTCCCGTCACCGTCTGGAACCGCTCGCCCGACAAGTGCGCGCCACTCGCCTCGCTCGGGGCTGCCGTGGCGGGCTCGATCGGCGAACTGGTGGCGGCGTCGGACGTGGTGATGAGCTGCGTATCGGATACCGCCGTAGTCGAGCAGATCGTGTTCGGCAGCGGCGGCGTGGCGGCCAGCGGGTCGCCCGGCAAGCTGCTCGTCGATTTCTCCAGCATTGCGCCCGCCGCGACGCGCGATTTCGCCGCACGGCTCGCGCAGCAATGCGGCATGGGCTGGGTCGATGCGCCGGTATCGGGCGGCGTGGGCGGTGCTGAGGCCGGCACGCTGGTGGTGATGGCCGGTGGCGACGAGGCCAGCATCGAGCGCATCCGCCCGCTGCTCGCCCCGCTGGCCCAGCGCGTCACCCGCATGGGGCAGGTCGGCGCAGGCCAGGTGAGCAAGGTGTGCAACCAGCTGATCGTGGCGGCCAACTCGCTGCTGATCGCCGAGGCCGTGGCCATCGCCAGCCGCTCGGGTGTCGATGCGAGCCTGCTGGCACCGGCACTCGCGGGCGGCTTTGCCGATTCCAAACCGTTCCAGATCCTGAGCCCGCGCATGGCGGCGCACTGCCATGAGCCGGTGCAATGGAAGGTCGCCACCCTGCTCAAGGATCTCGACAACGCCCGCGCCGTCGCCGCCGAGGCCGGGCTCAATGTGCCGCTGGCCGAGCTGGCGGCGGAATGGATGCGCGGCTTCGCCGACCTGGGCAACGCCCAGCGCGACCTGAGCTGCGTGATCGAGCTGTACCAGCCGCGTTGA
- a CDS encoding N-acetyltransferase family protein yields the protein MLDITIRPACEDDVPAILDLIDASYSPHLAVLPSRPGALAETAQQWRQALLAGPVLVAEISGETAAVGRIQGTPPAGEVKRLGVHPAWQRCGLGQNLMLALEEAARDGGFNTLLAATRRRLSGNIRFYEALGYAVSRVEPYPDGIDDEVVTLSKPLNPDKQST from the coding sequence ATGCTCGACATCACAATCCGCCCAGCGTGCGAGGACGACGTTCCCGCCATACTCGACCTGATCGATGCCTCGTACTCCCCGCACCTCGCCGTACTGCCGTCGCGCCCCGGTGCGCTCGCGGAAACGGCCCAGCAATGGCGCCAGGCCTTGCTCGCCGGGCCGGTGCTGGTGGCCGAGATCTCGGGCGAGACCGCCGCCGTCGGGCGCATCCAGGGCACGCCGCCGGCAGGCGAGGTCAAACGCCTCGGCGTGCACCCGGCCTGGCAGCGCTGCGGACTCGGACAAAACCTGATGCTGGCGCTCGAAGAGGCCGCCAGGGATGGCGGTTTCAATACGCTGCTCGCCGCGACGCGGCGGCGGCTGTCTGGCAATATCCGCTTCTACGAAGCGCTGGGCTACGCGGTGAGCCGCGTCGAGCCCTACCCGGACGGCATCGACGACGAGGTCGTGACGCTGAGCAAGCCACTCAATCCTGACAAGCAATCGACATGA
- a CDS encoding TfoX/Sxy family protein: MMGASSSEFVDFVMEQLAPLGGIDSGRFFGGLGLKAHATQFAMIMDNALYFVVDDTTRPRYQRMGSNCFAYDTRQRRVEVKRYFTVPADVLEDQQQLLALARESIATAGRAG, encoded by the coding sequence ATGATGGGCGCGAGCAGCAGTGAATTCGTCGACTTTGTGATGGAACAGCTGGCACCGCTCGGTGGCATCGACAGCGGACGTTTTTTCGGCGGGCTGGGGCTGAAGGCGCATGCCACGCAGTTCGCGATGATCATGGACAACGCCCTCTACTTCGTCGTCGACGACACGACGAGGCCACGCTACCAGCGGATGGGCAGCAACTGCTTTGCCTATGACACGCGGCAACGGCGGGTCGAGGTGAAGCGGTATTTCACCGTCCCCGCTGACGTGCTGGAAGACCAGCAACAGCTGCTGGCGCTGGCGCGCGAGTCGATCGCGACCGCCGGCCGGGCTGGCTGA